The Pyrococcus horikoshii OT3 genome includes a window with the following:
- a CDS encoding TIGR00269 family protein — MKCSKCGREAVYFAKYEGKYYCHKHFNEMVESKVKRTIRKYRMIKKGERIGVAVSGGKDSVVLLHLLAKLRKKFPFEIVAITIDEGIKGYRDKSIKVAKKNAELLGVEHHIYRFKDYIGFTLDETVEIMGARGERLGACSYCGVWRRWLLNKAAEELKVDKLALGLNLDDEVQMFLMNLMRGDVARLGRTGPYYEVIHEGLVPRIKPLREVPEKEIVLYAVLNNIEVDLSECPYAVEAFRAEIRDWLNEMEEKHPGTKYQLLRSYDKIFPLLAKTYAKKVKLNRCKICGQPTSGEICKACQFRLQVKERAEKLKFSLSQR, encoded by the coding sequence ATGAAATGCTCCAAATGTGGAAGGGAAGCGGTATACTTTGCTAAATATGAGGGAAAATACTACTGCCACAAGCACTTCAATGAAATGGTCGAGTCAAAGGTAAAGAGGACTATAAGGAAGTATAGGATGATAAAGAAGGGCGAAAGAATTGGAGTCGCCGTGAGTGGTGGCAAAGATAGCGTCGTACTTTTACACCTTCTAGCAAAGCTAAGGAAGAAGTTCCCCTTCGAAATAGTCGCCATAACGATTGATGAAGGTATAAAAGGATATAGAGACAAGAGCATTAAAGTTGCAAAGAAGAATGCCGAGCTTTTAGGGGTGGAGCATCACATCTATAGATTCAAGGATTACATAGGGTTCACCCTTGATGAGACCGTTGAAATCATGGGTGCAAGAGGAGAGAGGTTAGGAGCTTGCTCATACTGCGGAGTATGGAGAAGATGGCTACTAAATAAAGCAGCAGAAGAACTTAAAGTGGATAAGTTAGCCTTAGGGTTAAACCTAGATGACGAGGTTCAAATGTTCCTAATGAATCTTATGAGGGGGGACGTTGCGAGACTTGGAAGAACTGGACCTTACTATGAGGTAATTCATGAAGGATTAGTTCCAAGGATAAAACCTCTAAGGGAAGTTCCTGAAAAGGAAATAGTCCTATACGCAGTTCTGAATAACATAGAGGTTGATTTAAGCGAATGTCCTTATGCGGTTGAAGCTTTCAGGGCAGAAATAAGGGATTGGTTGAATGAAATGGAGGAAAAGCATCCTGGAACTAAGTACCAGCTTTTAAGGAGCTACGATAAGATATTCCCACTCCTAGCTAAAACCTATGCCAAAAAAGTAAAACTCAACCGTTGCAAAATATGCGGTCAACCAACAAGTGGAGAAATATGTAAGGCTTGTCAATTCAGGCTACAAGTCAAGGAAAGAGCAGAGAAGCTTAAGTTTAGTCTTTCCCAAAGGTGA
- a CDS encoding TIGR04140 family protein, whose amino-acid sequence MRAIIKTSISPQEIKDIAKGLNLSIKILGKEEIRIITLWKIEIEGEERKIKAFMKKLRMARAGG is encoded by the coding sequence ATGAGAGCCATTATTAAGACTTCTATCTCTCCTCAAGAAATTAAAGACATTGCAAAGGGATTAAACCTCAGTATCAAAATCCTAGGAAAGGAAGAGATAAGGATAATCACGTTGTGGAAGATCGAAATTGAGGGTGAAGAAAGGAAAATAAAAGCTTTTATGAAAAAGTTAAGAATGGCAAGAGCGGGAGGTTGA
- a CDS encoding fumarate hydratase — protein sequence MREYIKEGIKLAVTNIPEDVVSAIREALEREESKIAKYNLEMILKAIDISRKEGIPVCQDTGTPIFFVRTNGPINKIYDEIVKGVEIATREVPLRPNALHVLDGKVIGNVPEVHFEPGKETLISILMKGGGSENCTALFPLTPAEGLEGVKNKVIEHVQSCGGKPCPPIIVGIGIASPAEKAIILAKKALLRRISERHPNEKLAKFERELLEEINSLGIGPMGLGGRTTALDVKVEVETRHPASYIVGVVIQCWAHRRAFIKVSEGGVKIWQ from the coding sequence ATGAGGGAGTACATAAAAGAGGGAATTAAGCTGGCCGTAACGAATATACCAGAAGATGTCGTATCAGCAATAAGAGAGGCACTAGAGAGAGAAGAAAGTAAGATAGCTAAATACAATTTAGAAATGATCCTAAAAGCCATAGATATAAGTAGAAAGGAAGGAATTCCAGTATGCCAGGATACAGGAACCCCAATATTCTTCGTCAGGACTAATGGCCCAATAAATAAAATATATGATGAAATAGTCAAGGGTGTCGAGATTGCAACAAGAGAAGTCCCATTGAGGCCCAATGCCCTTCACGTTCTTGATGGAAAAGTCATTGGAAATGTTCCAGAAGTTCATTTTGAACCGGGAAAGGAAACTTTAATCTCAATACTTATGAAAGGCGGAGGAAGTGAGAATTGCACGGCCCTCTTTCCCCTAACCCCAGCGGAAGGACTTGAGGGTGTTAAAAATAAGGTAATAGAACATGTTCAAAGCTGTGGAGGAAAGCCATGCCCACCAATAATAGTGGGGATAGGAATAGCGAGTCCAGCCGAGAAGGCAATTATCCTAGCAAAGAAAGCGCTACTTAGAAGAATCAGCGAGAGACATCCAAATGAAAAGCTTGCAAAATTTGAGAGGGAACTTTTGGAGGAAATAAATTCCTTGGGAATAGGCCCCATGGGGCTCGGAGGAAGGACAACTGCTTTAGACGTAAAGGTGGAAGTCGAAACTAGGCACCCTGCAAGTTATATAGTTGGGGTTGTAATTCAATGTTGGGCCCATAGGAGAGCTTTCATCAAAGTAAGTGAGGGAGGAGTTAAAATATGGCAGTAA
- a CDS encoding FumA C-terminus/TtdB family hydratase beta subunit translates to MAVIKLKTPLSLEEILKLNVGDLVYLSGVIYTARDLAHKRFLSQGFPFNPEGAVIYHSGPLVKDKRIVSAGPTTSTRMNPYLDFLFSKGIRGIIGKGGMNPEPFKGKAVYFAFPGGAGSLAAKHLTIKNVYWEELGMTDAVWELEAKELPLLVAIDAKGRSLYDRH, encoded by the coding sequence ATGGCAGTAATAAAACTTAAAACCCCACTTTCACTTGAGGAAATCCTCAAGCTTAACGTCGGTGACTTAGTTTATCTCTCAGGTGTAATATACACGGCAAGGGATCTAGCTCACAAGAGATTTCTCTCCCAGGGATTTCCCTTTAATCCAGAAGGGGCCGTGATTTACCACTCTGGTCCCCTCGTGAAAGATAAAAGGATAGTCTCAGCTGGACCAACGACGAGCACAAGAATGAACCCCTACTTAGACTTTCTATTCTCTAAGGGAATTCGAGGGATAATAGGAAAAGGAGGCATGAATCCAGAACCTTTTAAGGGGAAAGCTGTATACTTCGCATTTCCTGGGGGAGCTGGTAGCTTAGCAGCGAAGCATCTTACAATAAAAAACGTTTACTGGGAGGAATTAGGAATGACAGATGCCGTTTGGGAGCTCGAAGCTAAAGAGTTACCTCTCCTAGTGGCGATAGATGCTAAGGGGAGAAGCCTTTATGATAGACATTAG
- a CDS encoding YbjQ family protein, translated as MKTIEGIIVVTTPEIPGYKVVEVKGVARGGTVRATHIGRDIMALLRNLKGGEVKEYTEMMAEAREEALRRMALHAKELGANAVVNFRFATSNLGGSMAEIYAYGTAVVVERVEK; from the coding sequence ATGAAGACTATAGAGGGAATTATAGTAGTAACAACTCCAGAGATTCCAGGATATAAAGTTGTGGAAGTCAAAGGCGTTGCTAGGGGTGGTACTGTTAGGGCTACTCATATAGGTAGGGATATAATGGCTTTACTGAGAAATCTAAAGGGTGGAGAAGTGAAGGAGTATACTGAGATGATGGCCGAGGCGAGGGAGGAAGCCTTAAGGAGAATGGCCCTTCACGCTAAAGAGCTTGGAGCTAATGCTGTGGTAAACTTTAGATTTGCTACTTCGAATCTCGGTGGAAGCATGGCCGAGATATATGCATATGGAACTGCAGTCGTCGTTGAGAGGGTTGAAAAATGA
- a CDS encoding ATP-NAD kinase family protein — protein MKVGLIINPIAGMGGRVALKGTDGVVEEAVKRGARPISQKLVELFLKELESYNVAVEFLTGPGPLGEDALKKFEFPYEVIKHREIGYRDIMGVKIPDTSAEDTKVLAKEIVKNGAELLLFAGGDGTARDVTEAVDKDIPILGIPTGVKMFSGVFATSPEDAARILVEFLKGNAKLEERPVMDLDENAYRRDRVKAKKFSEAITPIVEMLVQGSKEATTIDESAELEALADAVAEEILSSDGIYFLGAGSTIKRIKDKIGIEGTLLGVDVVRVENGKAKLLVKDASEKDLLKFLDKKPKIVVTIIGGLNFLFGRGNQQFSPEVLKKVGKEGVIVVATPSKVKDGFVRVYTGDEDVDEKFKGYIRVRVSPWMEKLVKVI, from the coding sequence ATGAAAGTTGGATTGATAATTAATCCGATTGCTGGAATGGGAGGTAGGGTTGCTTTAAAAGGTACGGATGGCGTAGTTGAAGAAGCAGTGAAAAGAGGGGCTCGTCCTATTAGTCAGAAATTAGTTGAATTATTCCTAAAGGAACTAGAAAGTTACAACGTTGCCGTTGAATTCCTTACGGGACCGGGACCTCTTGGTGAAGATGCCCTCAAGAAGTTTGAATTTCCCTACGAAGTTATTAAGCATAGGGAGATTGGATACAGAGATATTATGGGCGTTAAAATCCCGGACACTTCAGCTGAAGATACCAAAGTGCTTGCTAAAGAAATTGTAAAGAACGGGGCTGAGCTATTATTATTCGCTGGTGGCGATGGAACCGCAAGGGATGTTACCGAGGCTGTTGACAAAGATATTCCAATTCTTGGTATTCCTACTGGTGTTAAGATGTTTTCAGGCGTCTTTGCAACATCTCCGGAAGATGCCGCTAGAATTCTCGTTGAGTTTTTGAAAGGAAACGCTAAGCTTGAGGAGAGGCCTGTCATGGATTTAGACGAAAATGCTTACAGGAGAGATAGGGTTAAGGCAAAGAAATTTTCTGAAGCCATAACCCCAATTGTTGAAATGCTTGTCCAAGGTAGTAAAGAAGCCACAACTATTGATGAAAGTGCTGAATTAGAGGCACTTGCTGACGCTGTTGCCGAGGAAATTCTTAGTAGCGATGGGATATACTTTCTCGGTGCAGGATCCACGATAAAAAGGATAAAGGATAAGATCGGAATTGAGGGAACTCTGCTCGGCGTGGATGTAGTCAGAGTTGAAAATGGGAAAGCTAAGCTTCTAGTTAAAGATGCCAGCGAAAAGGATCTCTTAAAGTTTCTTGATAAGAAACCTAAGATAGTAGTCACGATAATAGGCGGACTTAACTTCCTATTCGGAAGGGGCAATCAGCAGTTCTCTCCTGAAGTCCTTAAAAAGGTTGGAAAGGAAGGAGTTATTGTCGTTGCAACACCTTCAAAGGTCAAAGATGGCTTCGTTAGAGTGTACACGGGAGATGAAGATGTCGATGAAAAATTCAAGGGATACATTAGAGTTAGGGTTTCTCCCTGGATGGAAAAGTTAGTTAAAGTCATTTAA
- a CDS encoding cell wall-binding repeat-containing protein, with amino-acid sequence MRRLLGIFVALVVAFSIAAIPAVSAQDQGTSTIVILSSDNEADMTLAQKIAEILNATLVTTPWGVYNETVLDEIVNLTPDLVIIIGGPIAVPPIYEEALKDFNVTVLRAGGVDRAETCKKAFEIIRERFPRAFENVTVVVVYGWDYPALMEALKERGIVPLIIKNTTIEDLRKFRKIKIIRSRYAERVMRELKKKLGNNTKEVTVNVTAEIAKRAIKLAEDRLKVAKEVAKNSSKPNVDVLLVNAERDLELAKKAYEEGKYGRAFGLATAARNISEAIIKSATENSQKKLNIGVIRLKIEIRVLERVLNKLKERGVDVSIEEGLLLQAKSALSKGDFRLAKTLIVLIHRELWRDIRELHKAKHKTRG; translated from the coding sequence ATGAGGAGGCTACTTGGTATATTTGTGGCATTAGTTGTGGCATTTAGCATAGCCGCTATCCCTGCAGTAAGTGCTCAGGATCAGGGAACAAGTACCATAGTGATACTAAGTAGTGACAATGAAGCTGACATGACCCTAGCCCAAAAGATAGCAGAGATTCTAAATGCAACTCTAGTTACAACCCCATGGGGTGTGTACAATGAAACAGTGCTTGATGAGATAGTAAACCTTACTCCAGATTTAGTAATTATAATAGGAGGCCCAATAGCAGTGCCACCTATATATGAAGAAGCTCTGAAGGACTTTAACGTCACAGTTCTTAGGGCAGGTGGTGTGGATAGGGCGGAAACATGCAAGAAGGCCTTTGAAATAATAAGGGAGAGATTTCCAAGGGCATTTGAGAATGTTACTGTTGTAGTAGTGTACGGCTGGGACTATCCAGCATTAATGGAAGCATTGAAGGAGAGGGGTATTGTTCCACTAATAATTAAGAACACTACAATAGAGGATCTCAGGAAGTTCAGGAAAATAAAGATAATTAGGAGCAGATACGCCGAAAGGGTAATGAGAGAGCTTAAGAAAAAGCTTGGAAACAACACAAAAGAGGTAACTGTCAACGTTACGGCCGAAATTGCTAAGAGGGCTATTAAATTAGCTGAGGATAGATTAAAAGTCGCCAAAGAGGTTGCTAAAAACTCTAGCAAACCGAATGTTGACGTACTACTTGTAAATGCCGAAAGAGACCTTGAATTAGCAAAGAAGGCCTATGAAGAAGGAAAATATGGAAGGGCATTTGGACTTGCAACAGCTGCTAGAAATATTTCAGAAGCGATAATAAAGTCAGCTACAGAGAACAGTCAAAAGAAGCTTAACATTGGAGTTATTAGGCTGAAAATAGAAATAAGGGTTCTAGAAAGAGTGCTAAATAAGCTCAAGGAAAGGGGAGTTGACGTTTCAATTGAAGAAGGACTATTGCTACAAGCAAAGAGTGCTCTAAGTAAGGGTGATTTCAGGCTTGCAAAGACATTAATAGTACTTATTCATAGGGAATTATGGAGGGATATAAGAGAACTCCATAAAGCTAAGCATAAAACGAGGGGGTGA
- a CDS encoding cell wall-binding repeat-containing protein, which produces MKKFLPLLLSFIILGTAVPTLAQVQNTLILVSDNEADLALAQKVGELLNAEVVVTPWGVYNESISVEIIEKNPSLVLIIGGPKAVSPQYEVDLQSVGIPYVRRWGATRVETATSVINFIRKDYPHLFKGVKLVVVYGWDLAGLSKLRELMRENNVIPVYISNNSTNVPVNWSGKLIVIETPFSKNIIRRLHLYGPIIVKANVTREVAEEAIEKAERAIKRAEVISRLSGLSLGLESAYKFLGIAKEAYSQGDYLKAYNFANLARAKAERIIATGIFAKPRVKMPPKLELQIQIKFLKLLTMRLEAQGVDVRGVKELIAKAEDALNQGNISLAIKYVNEARELLRYIHRGREGWKGKKRGSKRVGS; this is translated from the coding sequence ATGAAAAAATTTCTTCCTCTCCTTCTATCTTTTATTATTCTAGGTACAGCAGTCCCAACTCTGGCCCAGGTACAGAATACCTTAATACTTGTAAGCGACAATGAAGCTGATCTGGCTTTAGCTCAGAAAGTAGGCGAGCTTCTTAATGCGGAGGTAGTTGTAACTCCGTGGGGAGTTTATAATGAATCGATAAGCGTGGAGATAATAGAGAAAAACCCATCTCTAGTTTTGATAATAGGTGGGCCTAAGGCCGTTAGTCCTCAATATGAAGTTGACCTCCAGTCAGTTGGAATTCCGTATGTAAGGCGTTGGGGAGCTACAAGGGTTGAGACGGCAACTAGTGTGATAAACTTCATAAGAAAAGATTATCCTCACCTCTTCAAGGGCGTGAAGCTGGTAGTAGTTTATGGTTGGGATCTGGCTGGGTTATCAAAGCTAAGAGAATTAATGAGGGAAAACAACGTAATTCCAGTCTATATCTCGAATAACTCAACCAATGTTCCCGTAAATTGGAGTGGAAAACTTATCGTCATTGAAACCCCATTTTCTAAGAACATCATTAGGAGGCTCCATTTATATGGGCCAATAATAGTAAAGGCTAACGTAACCAGGGAAGTTGCAGAAGAAGCAATAGAGAAAGCAGAAAGGGCCATTAAAAGGGCCGAAGTTATATCAAGGTTAAGTGGTCTTAGCCTTGGGCTTGAAAGTGCTTATAAATTCCTAGGCATTGCTAAGGAGGCATATTCTCAGGGGGATTATTTAAAGGCTTATAACTTTGCCAATCTTGCTAGGGCTAAAGCTGAAAGGATAATCGCTACTGGGATTTTTGCAAAACCTAGAGTTAAGATGCCTCCCAAGCTTGAGCTTCAAATTCAAATTAAATTTTTAAAGCTACTCACCATGAGACTGGAAGCTCAAGGAGTAGATGTTAGAGGGGTTAAGGAGTTAATAGCGAAAGCTGAAGATGCGTTAAACCAGGGGAATATTTCACTTGCAATTAAGTACGTAAACGAGGCCAGAGAATTGTTGAGGTATATTCATAGAGGAAGGGAAGGCTGGAAGGGTAAGAAGCGGGGAAGTAAGAGAGTGGGAAGTTAA
- a CDS encoding potassium channel family protein — MCEYTYSNGKKCRRKPLKGSKYCSLHIPFEEGELLYGDRIKYIKKRAFERALERGIRNFEGVKLYDVIIVGKEINEALIFRNSIIKRLVIVTSKIKSLSLIDTTIDTLVIVNSEVDFFYVNGGSIYGVSICSVKFSSSILFRDSSIRYVMINSTEFSPKEVTTEEEFGEKVRIAGRIELANLKDVRRIALNSKYPLMAKIMEEFGIKLSLDRKKPVRVHTLTITGVEFDESPRFRKQVRIFINRFSGQLIFENLSVPGHVEIVNSRVRYPEFVHVIIHNNLVLRNTRLYSDENWNLAYLPNLLAELNVYGFIVIDNCQFNNPYLAEVFYRIARTTWEGSGDKENADEYYYLEMLARRKKVIQHYRKGPRTLKKMVKLLEVLFEFLFADLTCKYGTDWKRPVFLWMGLVIFVFPVFYALTKSVVPTSSLFDYVYFSIVTATTLGYGDLHPIGVGKVIASIEAIFGMFMWAVFLTVFARKYMR; from the coding sequence GTGTGTGAATATACCTACTCTAATGGAAAGAAGTGTCGAAGGAAGCCCTTGAAAGGTTCCAAGTACTGCTCTCTTCATATCCCATTCGAGGAAGGAGAGCTTCTGTATGGGGATAGGATAAAGTACATAAAAAAGAGGGCTTTTGAGAGGGCATTGGAAAGGGGGATTAGGAATTTCGAAGGGGTTAAACTTTATGATGTCATAATTGTAGGAAAGGAGATCAATGAGGCATTGATTTTTAGGAACTCAATAATAAAGAGGCTAGTCATAGTAACCTCCAAGATTAAAAGTTTAAGCTTGATAGATACGACAATTGATACACTCGTAATAGTTAATTCAGAAGTTGATTTTTTCTATGTAAATGGGGGAAGTATTTATGGAGTTAGCATATGTTCGGTCAAATTTAGCTCTTCGATTCTATTTAGGGATTCAAGCATAAGATATGTTATGATAAACTCCACTGAATTCTCCCCAAAAGAAGTCACTACAGAAGAGGAATTTGGGGAAAAAGTTAGAATCGCAGGTAGGATAGAACTTGCAAATCTTAAAGACGTTAGGAGGATAGCTTTGAACTCTAAGTATCCATTGATGGCAAAAATTATGGAGGAATTTGGAATAAAACTTTCCTTAGATAGAAAGAAGCCTGTAAGGGTTCATACTCTAACTATTACTGGAGTGGAGTTTGATGAGAGTCCTAGATTTAGGAAACAGGTTCGAATATTCATCAATAGGTTCTCGGGTCAACTGATATTTGAGAATCTCTCAGTTCCAGGACACGTTGAGATTGTGAATAGTAGAGTTCGCTATCCTGAATTTGTTCATGTAATAATTCACAATAACCTGGTTCTCAGAAATACGAGGCTATATAGTGATGAAAATTGGAACTTGGCGTATCTTCCTAATCTCCTTGCAGAACTCAATGTTTATGGCTTTATCGTCATAGATAATTGTCAGTTCAATAATCCTTACTTAGCTGAAGTATTCTATAGGATAGCGAGAACGACATGGGAGGGGAGTGGGGATAAGGAGAATGCTGACGAGTATTACTATCTTGAAATGTTAGCTAGGAGGAAAAAAGTTATACAGCATTATAGAAAAGGTCCCAGGACGTTAAAGAAGATGGTTAAATTGTTAGAAGTGTTGTTTGAGTTTTTGTTTGCGGATTTAACTTGTAAGTATGGTACAGATTGGAAAAGACCCGTTTTTCTATGGATGGGGCTTGTAATCTTTGTCTTCCCAGTATTCTATGCACTTACTAAAAGTGTCGTTCCGACTAGTTCTCTCTTTGATTACGTGTACTTTAGCATCGTTACAGCAACGACCCTTGGATATGGGGACTTGCATCCAATAGGTGTGGGAAAGGTCATAGCCTCAATAGAAGCAATCTTTGGAATGTTCATGTGGGCGGTCTTCTTAACAGTGTTTGCGAGGAAATATATGAGGTGA
- a CDS encoding glutamate--tRNA ligase, whose protein sequence is MDVEKIALKHALINAIEHGGKANLKAVIGKVLGENPELRPRAKEIIPIINKVVEEVNSLARDEQLEKLKDIYPEYFEKKEEKKEKKGLPLLPKAEKGKVVTRFAPNPDGAFHLGNARAAILSYEYAKMYGGKFILRFDDTDPKVKRPEPIFYKMIIEDLEWLGIKPDEIVYASDRLEIYYKYAEELIKMGKAYVCTCPPEKFRELRDKGIPCPHRDEPVEVQLERWKKMLNGEYKEGEAVVRIKTDLNHPNPAVRDWPALRIIDNPNHPRTGNKYRVWPLYNFASAIDDHELGVTHIFRGQEHAENETRQRYIYEYFGWEYPVTIHHGRLSIEGVVLSKSKTRKGIEEGKYLGWDDPRLGTIRALRRRGILPEAIKELIIEVGLKKSDATISWENLAAINRKLVDPIANRYFFVADPIPMEVEGAPEFIAEIPLHPDHPERGVRRLKFTPERPVYVSKDDLNLLKPGNFVRLKDLFNVEILEVGDKIRARFYSFEYEIAKKNRWKMVHWVTEGRPCEVIIPEGDELVVRKGLLEKDAKVQVNEIVQFERFGFVRIDRIEGDKVIAIYAHK, encoded by the coding sequence ATGGATGTGGAAAAGATAGCTCTCAAACATGCCCTTATTAATGCAATTGAGCATGGAGGTAAGGCTAATCTTAAGGCCGTCATCGGTAAAGTGCTCGGCGAGAACCCTGAGCTTAGGCCCAGGGCCAAGGAGATAATTCCCATAATTAATAAGGTAGTGGAAGAGGTCAACTCACTAGCAAGGGATGAGCAGCTGGAAAAGCTTAAGGATATATATCCAGAGTACTTTGAAAAGAAGGAAGAGAAGAAGGAAAAGAAGGGACTACCTCTTCTTCCTAAAGCAGAGAAAGGCAAGGTCGTTACTCGCTTTGCTCCAAATCCAGATGGTGCTTTTCACCTGGGTAATGCAAGGGCCGCAATACTTAGTTATGAATACGCCAAGATGTACGGTGGGAAGTTTATACTCCGCTTTGATGATACCGATCCAAAAGTCAAGAGGCCTGAACCCATATTCTACAAGATGATAATTGAAGATCTAGAGTGGCTTGGAATAAAGCCAGATGAAATAGTGTACGCTAGTGATAGACTCGAAATTTACTACAAGTACGCTGAGGAACTAATAAAAATGGGTAAAGCATATGTCTGCACTTGTCCTCCAGAGAAGTTCAGAGAGCTTAGAGATAAGGGAATTCCATGTCCGCATAGAGATGAGCCTGTGGAAGTTCAGCTCGAGCGCTGGAAGAAGATGTTAAACGGCGAATATAAAGAAGGAGAAGCTGTTGTAAGGATAAAGACTGACTTAAATCACCCAAATCCTGCGGTTAGGGATTGGCCCGCACTTAGAATAATTGATAACCCAAACCATCCGAGAACCGGAAATAAGTACAGGGTATGGCCTCTCTACAATTTTGCCTCAGCGATTGATGATCACGAGCTTGGAGTTACCCATATCTTCCGTGGACAGGAGCACGCCGAGAACGAGACTAGACAGAGGTATATCTACGAGTACTTTGGTTGGGAGTATCCCGTCACGATCCATCACGGGAGGCTTAGCATAGAGGGAGTTGTTTTAAGCAAATCCAAGACAAGGAAAGGAATAGAAGAAGGTAAGTATCTCGGTTGGGATGATCCTAGGCTTGGAACGATAAGAGCTTTGAGGAGGAGGGGAATTCTTCCTGAAGCCATAAAAGAATTGATCATAGAAGTTGGATTGAAGAAAAGTGACGCGACGATCAGTTGGGAGAATCTGGCAGCGATAAACAGAAAACTTGTTGATCCAATTGCCAATAGATATTTCTTTGTTGCAGATCCAATTCCGATGGAAGTCGAAGGGGCTCCTGAATTTATAGCAGAGATACCGCTTCATCCTGACCATCCTGAAAGGGGCGTTAGAAGGCTTAAGTTCACTCCAGAAAGACCTGTTTACGTTTCGAAAGACGATTTGAATCTCTTAAAACCAGGCAATTTTGTGAGGTTAAAGGATCTCTTCAATGTTGAAATACTTGAAGTTGGAGACAAAATAAGAGCTAGGTTCTACAGCTTTGAATATGAAATTGCAAAGAAGAACAGGTGGAAGATGGTTCACTGGGTTACCGAAGGTAGACCCTGTGAGGTTATAATTCCTGAAGGAGACGAGCTTGTAGTGAGGAAGGGATTGCTCGAGAAGGATGCCAAAGTTCAAGTTAACGAAATAGTCCAGTTTGAACGTTTCGGTTTTGTAAGGATAGACAGAATTGAGGGGGATAAAGTTATCGCAATATATGCTCACAAGTAA
- a CDS encoding TrkA C-terminal domain-containing protein → MITIITLLLVVLISAIIVRIGAVALEMTGLSRDVAAFQAQSAFSGVGFTTSESEYVVSHPVRRRIIRILMLLGSAGVTSAIATLVLSFVGTTKEEAGYRMVVLLIGLLALYLFFRSKFIERVMRKAIKKGLSRLAPSLRVIDYSQLLGITRGYSIVQIKVKRRSWLADKTLRDLQLDKEGVLVLGIYRKVNGRRVYLGAPHGSTKVLPGDELILYGPEDVLMSLSKRLKGAKGEKEHVEAMEMAKARRVQEEREAGISV, encoded by the coding sequence GTGATCACGATAATAACGTTGCTCCTGGTTGTCCTAATATCTGCTATAATAGTTAGGATAGGGGCTGTAGCACTTGAAATGACTGGGCTCTCTAGGGATGTTGCTGCTTTTCAAGCCCAGTCAGCATTCTCTGGTGTTGGCTTCACGACTAGTGAGAGTGAATACGTGGTTTCCCATCCCGTTAGAAGGAGGATAATAAGGATACTAATGCTGCTAGGTAGCGCGGGTGTAACCTCTGCAATAGCAACTCTCGTTTTAAGCTTCGTTGGTACAACTAAGGAGGAAGCAGGGTATAGGATGGTTGTCCTACTCATTGGGCTATTGGCCCTTTATTTGTTCTTTAGGTCGAAATTCATTGAGAGGGTGATGAGAAAGGCCATAAAGAAAGGTCTTTCAAGGTTGGCCCCTTCACTTAGGGTTATAGATTATTCTCAGCTTTTAGGGATAACTAGAGGTTACTCAATAGTTCAAATAAAAGTTAAGAGGAGGAGCTGGCTTGCAGATAAGACTCTAAGAGATCTTCAGCTTGATAAGGAAGGAGTTTTAGTACTTGGAATATATAGGAAAGTTAACGGAAGAAGGGTTTACCTTGGTGCTCCTCATGGAAGTACGAAGGTACTTCCTGGGGATGAACTTATACTTTATGGTCCTGAAGATGTTCTAATGTCCCTCTCTAAAAGGTTAAAGGGAGCTAAGGGTGAGAAGGAGCATGTAGAAGCTATGGAAATGGCCAAGGCTAGAAGAGTCCAGGAAGAAAGGGAGGCTGGAATAAGTGTGTGA